In one Pseudomonas sp. 31-12 genomic region, the following are encoded:
- a CDS encoding ATP-dependent Clp protease proteolytic subunit encodes MTEHIVHFHCQIDQATAERFRDTCLEAIDQGATSLLLNLSTCGGSTNFGFTLYTFLKSLPVPLCAINAGNIESMGIIMFLAAGRRITSPHARFLIHPMNWYFSQKSVDHQRLREYLSSLDNDLARYVQIFMLETADAATKLDIFHCLSAEEKVIAAHESLAYGIAHEMKQMVFADDVKHWKVSGG; translated from the coding sequence ATGACTGAACACATCGTGCATTTTCATTGCCAGATCGACCAGGCAACGGCAGAACGCTTCAGGGATACCTGCCTTGAAGCCATCGATCAGGGTGCCACCTCACTTCTCCTGAACCTGTCCACTTGTGGCGGTAGTACCAATTTTGGCTTCACGCTCTACACGTTCCTGAAGTCATTGCCGGTACCGCTTTGCGCAATCAACGCCGGCAATATCGAATCGATGGGCATCATCATGTTTCTGGCGGCAGGCCGGCGCATCACATCACCTCATGCACGCTTTCTGATTCACCCGATGAACTGGTACTTCAGCCAAAAATCCGTCGACCATCAACGGCTGCGGGAATACCTGTCCAGTCTCGACAATGACCTCGCGCGCTACGTGCAAATCTTCATGCTTGAAACCGCTGATGCAGCGACCAAACTCGATATTTTTCATTGCTTGTCTGCGGAGGAAAAGGTCATCGCCGCGCATGAATCGCTGGCCTATGGCATAGCGCATGAGATGAAGCAGATGGTGTTTGCGGATGACGTCAAACACTGGAAGGTCAGTGGCGGATGA
- a CDS encoding low molecular weight protein tyrosine phosphatase family protein, with protein MTNLLFVCSRNQWRSPTAEAIWRRRPGFSARSAGTSPNARKPIDAADIRWADVILVMERKHLNRLQAEYARLLEHKRIHSLDIPDDFRFMDPELVDMLEVTVKSYLST; from the coding sequence GTGACTAACCTCCTGTTCGTCTGCAGCCGTAACCAATGGCGTAGCCCTACCGCGGAAGCAATCTGGCGCCGTCGACCCGGCTTCAGTGCCCGTTCGGCGGGCACTAGCCCGAACGCACGCAAACCCATCGACGCAGCGGATATTCGTTGGGCCGATGTCATCTTAGTCATGGAACGCAAACACCTGAATCGCCTGCAGGCCGAGTACGCTCGTCTGCTTGAACACAAGCGTATTCACTCTCTGGATATTCCCGACGACTTTCGCTTCATGGACCCTGAACTGGTGGACATGCTCGAAGTTACTGTGAAGTCCTACCTTTCTACTTAG